One Natronococcus sp. CG52 DNA window includes the following coding sequences:
- a CDS encoding IS6 family transposase — protein MQLADLLSESYATDLEESWERERTATPVKVFAVRLHTTGCSLRETQAILRLIGVERSHQAIWHRVHRLADSVPDPPTAKPSRVAVDETAVKINGNWSWVYAAIDIDSRLVLDVAVFGRRGTNPAAAFIHRLTEKHDLSEAVFLVDGYGYLTALSRFGLSGQLDYIERNLIETWFHTLKMRIDRFHNSWVGSRASVREWLEQFVHYYNTQRPHQSLHGQTPAEVLN, from the coding sequence ATGCAGCTCGCAGACCTGCTCAGCGAGTCTTACGCGACGGATTTAGAAGAATCTTGGGAGCGTGAGCGGACGGCGACGCCCGTCAAGGTGTTCGCCGTCCGCCTTCACACAACCGGTTGTTCGCTCCGAGAGACACAAGCGATTCTTCGCTTGATCGGCGTTGAACGTTCTCATCAAGCAATCTGGCACCGGGTACATCGGCTGGCTGACAGCGTTCCAGACCCGCCGACGGCGAAGCCGTCGCGGGTCGCCGTTGATGAGACTGCTGTCAAAATCAATGGCAACTGGTCCTGGGTGTATGCTGCAATAGACATAGACTCACGGTTGGTTCTCGATGTCGCAGTCTTTGGACGACGAGGCACCAATCCAGCTGCTGCATTCATTCACAGACTGACCGAGAAACACGATCTCTCCGAGGCGGTGTTTCTCGTCGATGGCTACGGCTATCTGACTGCCCTCTCTCGATTCGGATTGAGCGGTCAGCTCGACTACATCGAGAGAAACCTGATCGAAACGTGGTTTCATACCCTCAAAATGCGGATCGACCGCTTCCATAACTCGTGGGTGGGCAGTCGGGCCAGCGTCAGAGAATGGCTTGAACAGTTCGTACACTACTACAACACACAACGACCTCATCAGTCACTCCACGGACAGACGCCAGCGGAGGTGCTAAACTAG
- a CDS encoding ATP-binding protein — translation MPGFVNRTEELLHLYKLYESDKAELAVIFGRRRLGKTELVKQSLKGYDEAILYQAKQKTSALQLQQFVEVASDVYPGIRRIREEWESILGYLADQDAIVVLDEFPYLVEQDESLPSVLQAMFDHELDDSSATFVLVGSSISMMEEAALLRNSPLYGRSSLKLDIRQLPFDAAMEFFSESYTADEQVFTWGIFGGVPYYLEEVDPTGSLGENIQRTILSRHGTLHDEPDYVLRMELTEPTRYFSILEAIAGGSTSRNEIAGATGIDYNQLSKYLNQLSRLRLVEQHVPITERKERTKRSRYRIRDQFFRFWFHFVYGSGDRYEDFGDEAYETLIEPELADFISDSFEDLCGSALRTLYPEYTITDVGQWWYQEHEVDVVGLTNEDALIAGECKFQRSPLDYDAFSKLQTHVNELRWTPSGGGERRHEYALFSRSGFTQAVEDAAEERDNLQLFTVDDVVTALKS, via the coding sequence ATGCCTGGGTTTGTGAACCGAACGGAGGAACTCTTACACCTTTACAAACTCTATGAGTCAGATAAGGCGGAGTTGGCGGTGATTTTCGGGCGACGACGCCTCGGGAAAACCGAACTCGTCAAGCAGTCTCTCAAAGGATACGACGAGGCAATCCTCTATCAGGCGAAGCAAAAAACGAGTGCGCTACAGCTCCAGCAGTTCGTCGAAGTCGCTTCGGACGTGTACCCGGGGATCAGGCGGATCCGCGAAGAGTGGGAGTCTATCCTCGGATATCTCGCAGATCAGGATGCGATCGTCGTCCTCGACGAGTTTCCATATTTGGTTGAACAAGACGAAAGCCTCCCCTCGGTTTTGCAGGCGATGTTCGACCACGAACTCGACGACTCCAGTGCTACGTTCGTCCTCGTCGGTTCGTCGATCAGCATGATGGAGGAAGCTGCACTGTTGCGAAATAGTCCACTCTACGGTCGTTCGTCACTAAAACTAGATATCAGACAGCTTCCGTTCGATGCGGCGATGGAGTTCTTCTCCGAGAGCTACACCGCTGACGAGCAGGTGTTCACCTGGGGAATCTTCGGTGGCGTTCCGTACTATCTCGAAGAAGTGGATCCAACGGGGAGCCTCGGAGAGAACATTCAACGGACGATCCTCTCTCGGCACGGGACGCTACACGACGAACCAGACTACGTTCTCCGAATGGAACTTACGGAGCCGACGCGATACTTTTCGATTCTGGAAGCGATCGCAGGCGGAAGTACGAGTCGAAACGAGATTGCCGGAGCGACGGGTATCGATTACAATCAACTATCAAAATACTTGAATCAACTCTCCCGGTTGCGACTGGTCGAGCAACACGTTCCAATTACCGAACGAAAGGAGCGGACCAAGCGAAGCCGCTACCGTATCCGTGACCAGTTCTTCCGGTTCTGGTTTCACTTCGTCTACGGGAGCGGTGACAGATACGAGGATTTTGGCGACGAAGCGTACGAGACGCTCATCGAGCCGGAACTCGCGGACTTCATAAGCGACTCGTTCGAAGATCTCTGCGGTTCCGCTCTTCGAACGCTGTATCCTGAGTATACGATCACGGACGTCGGTCAATGGTGGTATCAGGAGCACGAGGTCGACGTCGTGGGTCTGACGAACGAGGACGCGCTGATCGCTGGAGAGTGCAAATTCCAGCGGTCACCGTTGGATTACGACGCGTTCTCGAAGCTTCAAACTCACGTAAACGAACTTCGATGGACGCCATCCGGAGGCGGAGAGCGGAGGCACGAATACGCGTTGTTCTCTCGAAGCGGCTTTACGCAGGCCGTAGAGGACGCTGCCGAGGAACGAGATAATCTGCAGTTGTTCACCGTCGACGACGTCGTAACAGCGCTGAAATCATAA